A region of Cucumis melo cultivar AY chromosome 2, USDA_Cmelo_AY_1.0, whole genome shotgun sequence DNA encodes the following proteins:
- the LOC127148169 gene encoding uncharacterized protein LOC127148169: protein MELVTIEGWKSDNCTFRPGYLAQFVRMMAEKLPGCRVRETTVIDCRIKTLKRTFQAIAGMRGPACSGFGWNDEEKCIIAEKELFDNWVRSHPAAKGLLNKPFSYYDELTYVFDHDRATGRFAETFVDVGSIEPGGYEGFNMADGNEEFLPVYSQGIDMLQNDVRASRPSRASEGRTRLNGSKRKRGSQREVDVEGIHLMLNQTNEQLRMIVEWPARVLVNDNHVRTKFFCVLREMSELTSLDRTLLQRHILSRMDDLRGFIIMPEDEREGFCRVLLRDMTR from the exons ATGGAGTTAGTGACAATAGAGGGATGGAAATCCGATAATTGTACGTTCCGGCCAGGTTACCTGGCCCAGTTTGTACGCATGATGgcggagaaactacctggatgtcgTGTCCGCGAAACGACTGTAATTGACTGTAGAATAAAGACCCTAAAGCGGACATTCCAAGCCATCGCCGGAATGCGGGGGCCAGCatgcagtggctttgggtggaacgatgaagagaaatgtatAATTGCggagaaagaattatttgataattgggttagg TCACATCCTGCAGCGAAGggactcctgaacaaaccattttcgtattacgacgaacttacaTATGTGTTCGATCACGATAGGGCGACAGGTCGATTCGCTGAGACATTCGTCGACGTGGGGTCTATCGAGCCTGGCGGGTATGAGGGATTTAACATGGCGGATGGAAACGAGGAGTTCCTGCCCGTGTACAGCCAGGGGATTGACATGTTGCAGAACGATGTACGCGCATCacgaccttctcgcgcttcagagggtaggaccAGATTGAATGGATCCAAaaggaagaggggaagtcagcgagaggtggatgttgaaggcatacatttgatgctcaaccaaacaaacgagcaactcaggaTGATTGTGGAGTGGCCTGCACGCGTCCTTGTCAATGACAACCACGTGCGCACGAAATTCTTTTGCGTATTGCGTGAGATGTCGGAActaacgagtttggataggacgttattgcaaaggcatattctgtctcgtatggacgaccttcggggtttcataatcatgcctgaggatgagagggagggattttgtagagtcctcctacgagacatgacgagatag